Proteins encoded within one genomic window of Rhododendron vialii isolate Sample 1 chromosome 1a, ASM3025357v1:
- the LOC131324962 gene encoding phosphatidylserine decarboxylase proenzyme 1, mitochondrial isoform X1, whose protein sequence is MMRFRVLQRFPLIGNYKRMNHLNQRRLSFSSFLRKLQTAQGRASFNGGKSSTSQGNSFLVPGATMATIVMLGALHARRMYNDKKIEEAREKGVEFEFQPDTKATFLRLVPLRSISRFWGFLTSVELPIWFRPHVYRAWARAFHSNLEEAAKPLNEYASLREFFVRSLKEDSRPIDSNPCCLISPVDGTVLRFGDFKEAGTMIEQVKGFSYSVSSLLGARPLLPSMEDVQRESRGQEKAPRDEDKKSWWRITLASPKVRDPEPASPMKGLFYCVLYLKPGDYHRIHSPVDWNVLVRRHFSGRLFPLNERATRTIRNLYVENERVVLEGRWEEGYMAMAAIGATNIGSIELFIEPALGTNRPRKKLLHSEPPEERIYEPARAGVMLKKGDEVAAFNMGSTVVLVFQAPISLPGDESVSSEFKFSIREGDRVRVGEALGRWNDS, encoded by the exons ATGATgagatttagggttttgcagAGATTCCCTCTCATTGGCAACTACAAGCGCATGAACCATCTCAATCAGCGACGTCTTTCATTCTCTTCGTTTCTTCGGAAGTTACAAACCGCCCAAGGTCGAGCTTCCTTCAATGGCGGCAAAAGTAGCACCTCCCAAG GTAATTCATTTCTGGTACCTGGTGCAACCATGGCGACTATAGTTATGCTTGGTGCTCTTCATGCCCGTCGTATGTACAATGACAAGAAG ATTGAAGAAGCAAGGGAGAAAGGAGTTGAGTTTGAGTTTCAACCCGATACAAAA GCTACATTCTTGAGATTGGTACCTTTGCGCTCCATTTCCAGATTTTGGGGTTTCTTAACTAGTGTG GAACTTCCCATCTGGTTCCGTCCACATGTCTATAGAGCTTGGGCTCGGGCGTTTCATTCCA ATTTGGAAGAAGCCGCTAAGCCTTTGAATGAATATGCATCTTTGAGAGAGTTCTTTGTTCGCTCCTTGAAAGAAGATTCTAGACCCATAGACTCCAACCCTTGTTGTCTG ATCAGTCCAGTGGATGGTACTGTTCTAAGATTCGGAGATTTTAAGGAAGCAGGCACCATGATTGAGCAAGTTAAAGGATTTTCGTATTCTGTGTCTTCTCTTCTTGGTGCAAGACCACTCCTTCCTTCAATGGAGGATGTGCAACGAGAGAGTAGGGGACAAGAAAAGGCTCCACGAGATGAGGATAAAAAGTCATGGTGGAGAATTACGCTGGCTTCTCCAAAAGTTAGGGACCCAGAACCAGCAAG TCCAATGAAGGGCCTTTTCTATTGTGTGCTTTACCTGAAGCCTGGAGACTATCACCGAATACACTCTCCAGTTGATTGGAATGTTCTTGTTCGTCGACATTTTTCAG GTCGGCTTTTCCCTTTGAATGAACGAGCTACAAGAACAATCAGGAACCTCTATGTCGAGAATGAGAGA GTGGTACTTGAAGGCCGATGGGAAGAAGGTTATATGGCAATGGCAGCAATAGGCGCTACAAATATTGGATCAATTGAG CTTTTCATTGAACCTGCACTGGGGACGAACCGGCCAAGAAAGAAGTTACTGCACTCCGAGCCTCCTGAAGAACGGATTTATGAACCTGCACGTGCCGGTGTGATGCTTAAGAAAGGGGATGAG GTGGCTGCATTCAACATGGGGTCGACGGTTGTCCTTGTATTCCAAGCTCCCATATCTCTGCCGGGTGACGAGTCTGTTTCATCAGAATTCAAGTTCTCTATTAGAGAAGGAGACAGAGTTCGTGTTGGGGAAGCGCTAGGAAGGTGGAACGATTCATAG
- the LOC131324962 gene encoding phosphatidylserine decarboxylase proenzyme 1, mitochondrial isoform X2 has product MMRFRVLQRFPLIGNYKRMNHLNQRRLSFSSFLRKLQTAQGRASFNGGKSSTSQGNSFLVPGATMATIVMLGALHARRMYNDKKIEEAREKGVEFEFQPDTKATFLRLVPLRSISRFWGFLTSVELPIWFRPHVYRAWARAFHSNLEEAAKPLNEYASLREFFVRSLKEDSRPIDSNPCCLISPVDGTVLRFGDFKEAGTMIEQVKGFSYSVSSLLGARPLLPSMEDVQRESRGQEKAPRDEDKKSWWRITLASPKVRDPEPASPMKGLFYCVLYLKPGDYHRIHSPVDWNVLVRRHFSGRLFPLNERATRTIRNLYVENERLFIEPALGTNRPRKKLLHSEPPEERIYEPARAGVMLKKGDEVAAFNMGSTVVLVFQAPISLPGDESVSSEFKFSIREGDRVRVGEALGRWNDS; this is encoded by the exons ATGATgagatttagggttttgcagAGATTCCCTCTCATTGGCAACTACAAGCGCATGAACCATCTCAATCAGCGACGTCTTTCATTCTCTTCGTTTCTTCGGAAGTTACAAACCGCCCAAGGTCGAGCTTCCTTCAATGGCGGCAAAAGTAGCACCTCCCAAG GTAATTCATTTCTGGTACCTGGTGCAACCATGGCGACTATAGTTATGCTTGGTGCTCTTCATGCCCGTCGTATGTACAATGACAAGAAG ATTGAAGAAGCAAGGGAGAAAGGAGTTGAGTTTGAGTTTCAACCCGATACAAAA GCTACATTCTTGAGATTGGTACCTTTGCGCTCCATTTCCAGATTTTGGGGTTTCTTAACTAGTGTG GAACTTCCCATCTGGTTCCGTCCACATGTCTATAGAGCTTGGGCTCGGGCGTTTCATTCCA ATTTGGAAGAAGCCGCTAAGCCTTTGAATGAATATGCATCTTTGAGAGAGTTCTTTGTTCGCTCCTTGAAAGAAGATTCTAGACCCATAGACTCCAACCCTTGTTGTCTG ATCAGTCCAGTGGATGGTACTGTTCTAAGATTCGGAGATTTTAAGGAAGCAGGCACCATGATTGAGCAAGTTAAAGGATTTTCGTATTCTGTGTCTTCTCTTCTTGGTGCAAGACCACTCCTTCCTTCAATGGAGGATGTGCAACGAGAGAGTAGGGGACAAGAAAAGGCTCCACGAGATGAGGATAAAAAGTCATGGTGGAGAATTACGCTGGCTTCTCCAAAAGTTAGGGACCCAGAACCAGCAAG TCCAATGAAGGGCCTTTTCTATTGTGTGCTTTACCTGAAGCCTGGAGACTATCACCGAATACACTCTCCAGTTGATTGGAATGTTCTTGTTCGTCGACATTTTTCAG GTCGGCTTTTCCCTTTGAATGAACGAGCTACAAGAACAATCAGGAACCTCTATGTCGAGAATGAGAGA CTTTTCATTGAACCTGCACTGGGGACGAACCGGCCAAGAAAGAAGTTACTGCACTCCGAGCCTCCTGAAGAACGGATTTATGAACCTGCACGTGCCGGTGTGATGCTTAAGAAAGGGGATGAG GTGGCTGCATTCAACATGGGGTCGACGGTTGTCCTTGTATTCCAAGCTCCCATATCTCTGCCGGGTGACGAGTCTGTTTCATCAGAATTCAAGTTCTCTATTAGAGAAGGAGACAGAGTTCGTGTTGGGGAAGCGCTAGGAAGGTGGAACGATTCATAG